ATTACGTCTATGCAAGATGAGcttcatcaatttgagaggaataGTGTATGGCACCTGGTTCCTCGACCTGCTGACAGAACTGTCATAGGAACCAGGTGGGTATTTaaaaacaaacttgatgagtttcgaaACACCACAAGAAATAAGGCAAGGTTAGTAGTTCAAGggtacaatcaagaagaaggaattgactatgatgaaacttttccTCTAGTTGCTCGAATAGAGGCCATCAGAATCcttattgcctttgcatctcatatggaattcaaattgtttcAAATGGATgtctgatctcgtccaatttcactcctctatttgagtatatgaaaatggtcgatgcaatagtaatacccaacaaggagtcggggtcgattttccacatggagctatgaatgggtcttagggatatatatattatagtgtatgagcttgaattatctcaaattgcacttccacaaactttggTTGTTTATAGGTCTAATTTTTAAACTAagattacaaactaagaatttaaactaggaaattatttttggttgtttttcaaatgacaTAAAAGGCCCATGGCTATGACCTccacctaggtgttcgcttaatgggttgtaagccttaaggcttgttttattggttggggtgtattatagccatcaacactcaaatacccactcaatacctctcggttagagagtgatttttcccaatttgtctttctcaagtccaaatgggtattgagcAAAGCAGTTAATAATaatctcaagtcgggttttactatctctagatttaaTCCTTTAATTGgatttatcaatctctcgattgatccaatttcttgctagccaagtttttctagactaaatctctctttctcaagtagagacccagtcaattaggcatgaaataatgtttgcaaccattaaatcttcaattaaaagcaagaacaaggctatataatcaacacccaaccataaagaagcaataaatcaaacacccatcaagttcacacactagggttcggtcacaaccctagtgaaaatctagctactcatgcttaaattagaagatagagaagaagtgataattaaaaccATATTAATAACTAAACtgataaaactaatattcaaaaagctcaaaatagctaaaactactaaaagaagcaaagtaaACGGCTGCTGATGTTAAAAGTTACAAAAGTTGCCCTAAAAAAGTGAAATtattctatttatacagtgctggaattttcggacaaaattgtcCTTTCggaagttctgcggccgcacaattccatgtgctgtccgcacttttcttcatcTTGGCAGGATTGGACTTTggcggccacacaattctgatCCGCGACCGCATctctctctttctgcggtccgcatatttctgagtgcggccacacatggctcttctgcggactgcacaaatgcagttgcggccgcacaactgatcatctgcggccgcacaataattttATGGTCCGCACTTCCTTTTAGCTTGAAATGAGAACTCTCTGAACTTCTAATCTTGcttagcttctgcggccgcacatttcatatgcagaccgcactttgcacttgtctttgataAGCTTGCCTTCACAATCTCTTATGATAGCCCGCAGactaccaaaccttgtgaaaatgttcttcttcaaaaatgccaccacacttcttgcttcattgttgggtagagcaacggcctcaacccattttgacacataatcaaCGGTTACCAAGATataggtatttccacaagaactcacaaagggacccatgaagtcaataccccacacatcgaaaatatcaatctctaaaatgttggtgaggggcatttcatttttctttgagattctaccgactctttgacattcatcacaatgcttgacgAGATCACTtgtatccttgtaaagagtgggccaatagaaattgcaacttaacactttggccaccgttcttgctccgccatggtgactaccatatggcgaagaatgacaagccccaagaattttacATTGTTActcctccggtacacatcttctaatcactccatctgtacaaattcggaaaaggtacagttcatcccaataatagtcttgacaatcccatttgagtttcttcctttggtttgaagagaactcatccgggatgataccactcacaagaaaatttaCTAGATCCGTGAACCATggaacctctttcattgaaatggctaagagttgctcatcggggaatgagtcattgatttcaaggccatcatgcggcctcccctcctcctccaaacgagacaagtggtccgccacttggttttcatttccttttcggtcttggatgtctatatcaaactcttgcaacaaaagcacccatctcatcaaccgggatttggaatctttcttgctcataaggtaatgaagtgccgcatgatccgtgtggacaatcacttttgtacccatcaagtacgggcaaaactttttaatagcaaacacaatggcaatgagctctttttcggtcactgtgtaattgacttgggcatcattcattaTCTTACTAGCATAATAgatatgaaagatcttgttgatacattgccccaaaactgctccaaccgccacattactagcatcacacatgagctcaaaaggaatgctccaattcggggcggtgataatgggagttgttgtcaacttaaacttgagcaattcaaatgctctcatgcaatcataattgaagtgaaatttagcatctttctccaaaagcttacacaaggggttcaccaccttggaaaaatcctttatgaaacaccggtagaaccccgcgtgacccaagaaacgTTTCATGCCCTTTACGGATGTTGGAGGTAGAAGTTTGGAAGTCACCTCTATTTtcgccttgtcgacctctattcccttctttaaaattttgtggccaaggacaataccctcctcgaccatgaaatggcatttctcccaatttaataccaagttcgtttcttcacaccttgccaaaaccttatccaaattttccaagcaatcatcaaaggaatcctcgactaccgaaaagtcatccatgaagacttcaaggtggTAGTCCTCTACTATATCCTTAAAGATCGCCAttatacaccgttgaaaagttgctggtgcattgcataagcctaATGTCATCcacttgaaagcgaaagtgccatagggacaattgaaggttgttttctcttgatcttccaggGCAATACGGATTTGATTGTAGCCCGgatatccatctagaaagaaaTAGAACGCccgaccggccaacctatcaagcatttggtcaagaaagggtagtgggaaatggtctttccttgtgactttgtttagcttccgatagtccatacacactctccacccggtcaccgttcttgttggaattaaatcgttcttatcattggtgaccacagttatgcccccttcttcggaacgcattgcaccggagaagtccacgaactatcagaaatggggtagacaaccccgacatctaaccactttatgattTTTTTGatcacctcttgcattgcttcattgagtttcctttgatgttcaatggagggtttggcatcttacTCCAAATTAATCTTGCGCATGCAAAATTcagggcttattccccgaatatccgccaaagtccacccaatagttTTCATCCTCTTATGGAGTACCGCCAATGTAGAGTTAACCtgtacgttagtcaaacaagggGAAAGAATAAtcagtaaagtagaacaagggccaaagaattcatacctaagatgtgaaggcaatggcttcaactccaagataggaggttattcaattgaaggctttgtaggaggagttttcctattttcgagatccaaggaaagttttcgaggtgcataattgtatgaccccatcccttgcaaagaattgacacattccatgaagccatccatttcatcatcatcaaaatttagcaaaacggcctccaacatgtcacccacattaatcgtggcacttgtatcatcaataatcacatcggtcaccaagtccacgaacgaacacacttcattgctatttggttgcctcatagatttgcacacgtggaacaccgccttttcatcacccacctggaaagtgagttcaccggcttccacatcaacaaaaGCCTTTACCGtatcaaggaaaggtctacctAGAATAATCAGGACCTCAtaatccacttcacaatcaagaatcacaaaatcttccgggagaatgaacttgtcaacctgaaccaatacatcctcaatcacccccaacggtctcttcCTTGTACGAtcagccatttgtaatctcatagatgtgggtcttggttgcccaattcccaatattttaaaaaccgaatagggcatcaagttgatactcgcctcAAGGTCACAGAGAGCTTTTGTAAATTCGGCACTTTCAATGGTAtaaggaattgtgaaagcactgggatcttccaactttggagccactgaatgcacaatttcactcacttggtgagtggctttgatagtttcaaaactcattgatctcttctttgtcaccaagtctttCAAAAACTTAGCAT
This region of Nicotiana tomentosiformis chromosome 4, ASM39032v3, whole genome shotgun sequence genomic DNA includes:
- the LOC138910209 gene encoding uncharacterized protein, whose protein sequence is MPGYAKFLKDLVTKKRSMSFETIKATHQVSEIVHSVAPKLEDPSAFTIPYTIESAEFTKALCDLEASINLMPYSVFKILGIGQPRPTSMRLQMADRTRKRPLGVIEDVLVQVDKFILPEDFVILDCEVDYEVLIILGRPFLDTVKAFVDVEAGELTFQVNSTLAVLHKRMKTIGWTLADIRGISPEFCMRKINLE